CAAACGGTTCACCGGAAACTCCTGATTTCGAGTCCCACCGGCCCCTGCCCCGGGGGGATGCTGTCGGTCAGCGCCCAGGTCTCCGGGTCATAGCGGAAGATCCAGGGCGACAGGTTCTGGCGCGTACTGCCGAAGAACGTCTGGTATAGCGAGCCGTCCGCCGCCGTGTGCGCGCCAAAGGCGCCCCGGCAACCACCGCCGGCGAGGGGCGCGCAGATCGGGTTGGAGGCGTCCCGCACGAACGCCTTCGTGGCCGTGTTCCAGGCGACCGTCCCCGTGAAGAACGCCGACGCAAAGAGCGTTCCGTCCTCCGACACGTGAACGTGTCCCGAGCCTGCGGGGAATCCCTCGACGACCTCGACGAGCTCGAGTGAACCGGGGTCGATGATCGCCAGCGTCGACGGCGCGACGTAGTTGCCGGTGTTCATCACATACAACATTCCATCGGGCCCGATGGCCCCGAACTGCGCATTGGTACCGCCGGTCTCGATGGTGGCGACGACGGTCATCGTAAGCGGATCGAGCGCGGTCACCACCCCGTCGCCAGCAGGCGCGAAGTTCTCGTCCAGGTTTGCGGAGATGACGAAGGCGAGCGAGTTGGAGAACGGCACGATACCGGTCGGGAACTGCGTCACCGGGACCAGGTCGCCGATGGCGCCGCCGGCCTGTCCGATCGTGAACCTGCCCACCTCATCCGTCTGCTGGTTGGCCGCCAGCACCGTCCTGTCGTCCACGAACGCCGACCCGGTCGCATTCCCGGACTCGAAGAGGAAGAACCCGCCGATCTGCCGCGTACGGAGGTCGATGACGGCGACCGAGGCTGCGTTTCCGAGGGGAACGACGCCCGTCTGGCCGCGGATGCTGATACCGGTGGGAGTCACCGCGCTCGACGCCCCCAGGGCGATGTCGCGGTTCTCCCCCGGATCGCCGAGCTGAAAGAGCCGGAGCGCGTTCGCGCTCGAGTTCACGACGATGCCGATCTGGGCATCCGCCACCGTTCCGTCGAGAAACTCCAGCCTCTCGACCAGCAGCGAGACCGACGCGTTGCCGGTGTTACCGTCGGAGTCCGTTGCCGTCAGGGTGATCGAGTGCACGCCCACCGACGGGGAGGCGACCTCCAGCGGCGAACCTGTACCCAGTGCCCCGTCGATCGAGCTCGTCCAGGCCAGCGCGGCGTTCCCCAGCGTGCCGTCCTGCGGATCCGTGGCCGAGCCGGCCAGCTGGACCGGCGTGCCTTCGCTGACCATGAGCCCGGAGGCCGGCGAGGTGATCGTCACCGAGGGCGTGCCGGGCCCGACCGGGCCCACGGGTTCGACGGGGGGGTCATCGCCGCAGGCGGTCAGAATGACGAGGGCGAGGGGTGCGATGAAGCGAAGCGCGGTACGGGTCATGAGAGATCCATCCTTGGTTGACTGGGATATGGTGAACGAGGTGGATTGCGCGGTCATCTCGCGGCTCCGATGCGGATCCGCGTCGACCAGCCGCGGCCCGGCAGGGGGTAGTCGACGAGCAGCGCGGCGCGTTCGTCGAGGAGATTCGTAACGGCCACCTCGAGCCGCCCGGCGAAGCGGGTCCACTCGAAGGGCAGAGCGATGCCGGCGTTGAACAGCGTGTAGGCGGCGAGCGCGTTCAGCGGGGAGCCCGGCACCGTGCGCCGCGACCCGACGTGTGTGCCCGACGGCGTGAGCGTGATTCCGGCCGGCAGCCCGATGCCGAGGGCCACATCCGCCGTGAAACGCGGCCGGTAGGCGACCTGGCCATCCAGCACGGCGCCGGTGTACTCGACCTCGGACCAGTCGGCGCTTGCCGTGAGGCTGTGCGTGCGTCCGAACGCGGCCAGATCCGTCGTGGCGCCGACTTCGAGGCCGCGGCGCGCGACGTCGTAGTTGTCCGGGCTCCACACGAAACGGTGGTCGGGGAACCAGAGGATCATGTCGTCGAGGTCCGCGCGGTAGGCGGTCGCGCGCAGTTCCCCGGTGGCCGGGCCCACAGACCAGCGCTGGGCGAGCGTCGCCGAGAGTTCTCCCCGTATGCGCTCCGGCCCGAGGTCGGGGTTGGGCTCGACGAGGACCCCTTCCTGGAAGAAGAGGTCGCCGAGCCCGGGAGGGGAGAAGCCGTGGCCCCACCGGAGGTCGAGGGCGAGCCCGCCCCGGGTCAGCGCGGCGTCGAGGGCGGGCGACAGGGTCACGCCGTCCACAAGGTCGTGCCGGTCGGCGCGCAGGGAAGCACCCAGATCGAGGCGGAACCCGCGCCGCAGTTGCCAGCCGCGCCCGGCATGTGCCCACGCCCCGAGTTCGTCGAGGCCGATGCCGGGCGACGTCAGCGCGTTCGACTCGACATCGAGCCGTGCCGCGTGGAGGCCGAACCGGAGGTCAAGCGGCTCGCGCGACGACGACGCTTCCGCGCGCCACCATCCTTCCACGGAGAGCTCCGCCCGCCGCACTCGCGTCCGGGTATCGTAGGCGCGCCCGAAGGGGGGCTCCGGATCCGCGTAGTCCGCGCGCTGCCACTGCACCGAACTGCGGGCCGAGCCTCCGAGGCGTGCCGCCGGAGAGGCGCCGTCCGATTCGACCGTGACGCCGAGCCCGTAGCGACGGTGGCGCTGCCGACCCGTGGCGGAGGGCTGCGCGATGGTCCCCGGGCTCCCGCGCTCGATGTCGCTGAGGTGGGCGCGCAGCGAGGCCTCCGCGCTCCCGCGCCGGGTGATGCGGAGGTCTCCGCCGGCGTGCGAGAAGGCGGAGTTCTCGCGGGTCGTCTCGCCGCCGCCCCGGAAGGCGGGGACGTCGTAGGTGAACGCGCCGTTCGACCGCCGCCAGCGGGCGCCGCCGGAGACCGACCAGGCGTTCCCGAAACCGCTCGATCCGGTGACCGCCGTCTCCGCCGAGGACCAGGCGCCCATCCCGGCGGTGACGGCGGCGGTGGTCGCGTCGCGGTTGCGGCTCTCCAGCAGGACGACGCCGCCGAGCGCCTGCGGTCCGTACCGGGCGGACTGCGCCCCCGGGATCACGGTGAGGCGGGACACGGATTCGAGGTCCACCGTGCTCAGGTCGGCGACGCCGGTGAGCGGAGAGTTGATCGGCGTTCCGTCGAGCAGCACCAGCACCTGGTCGCCGCCCGCGCCGCGCAGTTGCAGCACGGCGGGGGCCCCCGGTCCGCCCTGTCTCACGACGGTTGCCCCGGGAACGCGTTCAAGCGCGGCCGGGAGATCCGTCACGCCGGGCGGAAGGCTGGCGGTCTCCAACACGGTGGCGCCGGCGTCCCGTTCGCGGGATGCCACCTGCACCACCAGTCCCCTGAGCCGCACAGGCGCCGGATTGAGCACGATGCCCGTTCGCGTGACACGCCCGTTCACGGCTTCGACCTCGACCGCGGCTTCCAGGAAGCCGGGTGCCGAGATCACGAGGGCGTGCCGTCCGGGCGAAAGACCTCGCAGGACGGCGACGCCGCGCGCGTCGGCCGTCGCCCGGAGCCCCGCGCCCCGGACGGCGACCGTCGCCCCCGGAACGGCGACGGCCGCACCCGCGTCCGCCGCAGCCTCGCCCGGCGCACCCGGCGCAGTCCTTGCCGCCCGCACGGACACGTGAACGGACGCAGCGACCTGGGTGGGGAGCGCGTGTGCCGAAGCGCCCGGGACGGCAACTCCGGCGGCCAGGATGGCAATCGCGAACTTCGTCTTCACTCGACCCCGTCTTCTCCTGGACGGGGAAGAGCACGGTCGCACGTCCACGCGACGGTGAACGCGGGACCACGCCCTCCCGCGAGGGTGCTGATCCGAAGACGGAGGAGAGGTCTCCTGGCTTGGGACGGATCCGCTCGCCTTCCCGGGCCTCGCGACCCAGTGGCTTCGTGAACGGAACGCCGAGGGATCGAAATCCCTCTGTCCCTTTACAGTGGCGGGGCCGCGCCGGACTTTCACCGGACTTCCGAGCGCCCCTCCGTCTATGAACTGCGATGATGGATACAGGCTCTGCCGACAGCGTGCAAGCCAGTGCAGGGCCCGCGACCTGGGCAACCCCGGCCACCTGCGGCGAACTCGTTCAGGGCTTCGGTCGCGGCCGATGGCTCCAGATCGCGGCTCCCGTCGACCTGTACCGAACCGCCCGCGCCGTGGTCGTGCCGCCCGCCCACACCGAGGCCGGTGCTTCCCGCCGCTACGCCAAGGTGAAACGCGGCTTGCAGGTCCTGCTGCGCGACCGGCCCGGTCGAGGCCTGCGGGTGACGCTCGGCGGCGACGAGATCCCGCGGGGGAGCGGCTTCGGAAGCAGCACCGCCGACCTGGGCGCGGCATTGCGCGCCGGCATGGACGCCCTCGGCCTGCGGGGGTCGTGTGAAGCCGTCGTCCGCGCCGCCCTCCAGGTCGAGCCGACCAGCGGCTCCCTCCTCCCCGGGCTCGTCCTGTTCGATCACCGGGGGGGTACGATCCGGGAGCCGCTCGGCCCGCCTCCGGCCTTGAACATCCTCTGCATCAGACTCCCCGGCGTGGTCGACACGGTGACGTTCAACCGGGGCCTCCCGACCCGACTCCCCGAACACGCTCTGAGAGCCTGGCGCGACGCATTCCGGCTGTGCGCCGACGGGATCGCGCACGGCGACCCCGGGAAGATCGGCGCGGCGGCGACCGCGAGCGCTGCGGCAGCCCATCACCTGGGGTGTCCTCCCGCCCCGCCGGGACTGGAGGCGTGTGCCCGGGCGACGACCGCGCTCGGCATCCTGCGGGCTCACTCGGGGACCGTGTGGGGGCTTCTCTACCCGGAGGAGGAAACGCCGACACCAGAGGAGGTTTCGGACATCCTGAACCACGGGGTGGCTGTCACGGCGCCCGTGCTGCCCGCGCGTTCGTCCGCGACGGTTGCATCCCTGCAGTTGATTGGCGGCGGCTGCCGAGTTGCCCCGCCTTCGGAGATGCGGCTATCGTCGCAGCTTGACGCGAGGGGGCCACCGGAAGTTCGGTCCGAAGCCGACGCGGCCCCGCCACTGTAGGAGGTCCGGATCCCATCGGCGGATCCGAAACGACGCGCTCGACGGCCACTGGTTGATCCCGGGAAGGCGAGCGATGTCGCCTCGAGTCAGGAGACGCGGTTCCCTCGTCCTTTGAACACCATCCTTCGAGGGAGGGGACCCGGTGTACACGGCACACCAGGCAAGGGCGAGCGCGACGCCGAGCGCGACGGCGCCACCGAGTTCTCCGTTCGCCCGGTGGATCGCCGCCCTGCTCGCCCCGGCCCTCCTCACGTCCTGTGCCCCGGACGAGCCTCCGGACATGCCCGCGGTTTCCGTCACGGACGATGCGGGAACCACCGTCGCGCTCACCGCGCCGGCGGGCCGCGTCTTTTCGGTGATCCCCTCGCTGACCGAATCGATCACCGCGCTCGATCCCGGCGTCCTCGTCGCGCGCACCCGCTTCGATCGGGCACCCGAACTCGCTCACCTCCCTTCGCTGGGCGGGACCATACAGCCGAATCTCGAGGCGCTGGCCGGGCTCGAACCCGATCTCGTCGTCACGTGGGCCGACGCGTCCCAGCGCGCGGTGGGGGAACGGGTGGACGCGCTGGGCATTCCCGTCTACAGGGCGGTCGTGCAGACGATCGACGACGTGCGCAGCCACCTGCGCCGCCTGGGCACACTGCTGGGCCGCGAGGAACGGGCCGCCGCGCTGGTGGACTCGCTGGATCTCGCACTGGAGGGCGTGGCCGCCACGGTGCGCGGCCGCGAGCGCGTCGACGTCTATTACTCCGTCTGGCACGACCCGCCGCAGACGACCGGGCCGGGAACCTTCATCGACCAGGTCATCGAGCACGCGGGCGGGCGCAACATCTTCAACGATGCCGCGCGCTCGTGGCCGCGGGTGTCCATCGAAGCGATCCTGCGGCGTGACCCCGACGCCCTCGTCATTGCTCGACACGCGCCCGACGC
The nucleotide sequence above comes from Candidatus Palauibacter scopulicola. Encoded proteins:
- a CDS encoding TonB-dependent receptor; this encodes MKTKFAIAILAAGVAVPGASAHALPTQVAASVHVSVRAARTAPGAPGEAAADAGAAVAVPGATVAVRGAGLRATADARGVAVLRGLSPGRHALVISAPGFLEAAVEVEAVNGRVTRTGIVLNPAPVRLRGLVVQVASRERDAGATVLETASLPPGVTDLPAALERVPGATVVRQGGPGAPAVLQLRGAGGDQVLVLLDGTPINSPLTGVADLSTVDLESVSRLTVIPGAQSARYGPQALGGVVLLESRNRDATTAAVTAGMGAWSSAETAVTGSSGFGNAWSVSGGARWRRSNGAFTYDVPAFRGGGETTRENSAFSHAGGDLRITRRGSAEASLRAHLSDIERGSPGTIAQPSATGRQRHRRYGLGVTVESDGASPAARLGGSARSSVQWQRADYADPEPPFGRAYDTRTRVRRAELSVEGWWRAEASSSREPLDLRFGLHAARLDVESNALTSPGIGLDELGAWAHAGRGWQLRRGFRLDLGASLRADRHDLVDGVTLSPALDAALTRGGLALDLRWGHGFSPPGLGDLFFQEGVLVEPNPDLGPERIRGELSATLAQRWSVGPATGELRATAYRADLDDMILWFPDHRFVWSPDNYDVARRGLEVGATTDLAAFGRTHSLTASADWSEVEYTGAVLDGQVAYRPRFTADVALGIGLPAGITLTPSGTHVGSRRTVPGSPLNALAAYTLFNAGIALPFEWTRFAGRLEVAVTNLLDERAALLVDYPLPGRGWSTRIRIGAAR
- a CDS encoding helical backbone metal receptor; this encodes MYTAHQARASATPSATAPPSSPFARWIAALLAPALLTSCAPDEPPDMPAVSVTDDAGTTVALTAPAGRVFSVIPSLTESITALDPGVLVARTRFDRAPELAHLPSLGGTIQPNLEALAGLEPDLVVTWADASQRAVGERVDALGIPVYRAVVQTIDDVRSHLRRLGTLLGREERAAALVDSLDLALEGVAATVRGRERVDVYYSVWHDPPQTTGPGTFIDQVIEHAGGRNIFNDAARSWPRVSIEAILRRDPDALVIARHAPDAPGAPWLEGPGWRELRAVRNGRYLLVDGDLFNRPGPHVAEAARRMAHFLHGPR